From the genome of Glycine soja cultivar W05 chromosome 14, ASM419377v2, whole genome shotgun sequence:
AAACATACTTACATATTAATTCAGTATAGTCATTAATCACATGAGATCTTATCTGCACACTTGGACTACCATGTAGGGAGGTCACATGCCACATATGTAGAAACATTAATGTTAACGGAGAAGAGTTAATGGCAGGATTAATTTATTGTACTTTTTACGCATTTAgggattaaattcaaatttcttatctTTAATTGACCAAACTATCAATGCTAGACACTTTTAGGAACCAAAATGGATATTTATCCCAACAAAATGTGCATTTTATCTAAACGTCCAGTTAGACTTAATCTTCACCAATAGTTAATAATTAATGGAATCATAATTGATTAACTTTAAAAGTGTTATCCTAATTTAAATGTCAGGTTATGTAGGTTTATTTTGTTAAGTCTGAGTTAATCTTGGATAATATGGACATGTTACATGAACAACATTTGTGATAAAGAACACATTGCCACTATATCAATAATCTATTAGTTCCACAACTTTCtaagttatatttataatatattattttccaacctattaaaattttgaacaatATGTATCAGAAAAACAACCCAAGTTACAAGATCAGCCCACATATAATCAACAGTCCCAAGACCAAATTCAAGCTTCTATAATAGTCTATAACTTTTTGTGTTGTGTGAGTTGTATTAGATAGTTACTGTACCTATCATAGAGTTGTCAtcaattgtttatttttgtctCCTACTTGTTATACGCTAAACAACCAAAGACTTTTAGATTTAGAAAATCAGGGGGTTATTTGTGTAGAAGTTCAAAAGGAGTTTTGTTCCAATTGATGGGAGATGGGACACGGTTTATTAAGTGAACAATATGTGATTGAAACATGAACAAAAATGATTGGGAATATGTGATTGAAACATGAGTGCTCTTGACACATTAAGAATGTGTTGATGTCATCTCTCAATTCtcccattttgttggggtgtggCAACACAACTAGTTGATGCAAAATGCCTTTAGAAGCATAAAAATCTTTAAGAAAAAACTCAGGTCCACTATTGGAGCGAATATATTTAACATTTGTTTTGCATTTGATTTTTGACTAAATGaacaaaattttgcaagtgattGGACTTCACCTTTTAATTTTAGTAGCACAATCCAAGTATAGCAACTATAATTATCAAGAATAGTTAGAAAATACTTGTAACCATGTACAAAAGTTTTGGAAAAATGACCCCATATATCAATGAGTTAATTCAAAAAATCTTGGAGGCTCTACTAATACTTGGTGAATGTAACAATTTTCTTTGTTTAGCCAAATGACAAAAATCACACATTTCATTGATAGACTTGAAAGGAAATTATTGGTATAACACATTCAAACGGTTTCTAGATAGATGTCCTAATCTAAAATGTCAAATATTGGAGTTGGTAATAGAGGTGGTGGCTGAATTAGTCTCATGTGAGGATCTAGGTGGAGTGGGTTTGCTATTCTTGTTGACAATGAGGTGATAAACACCCTCTTGCAATTTAGCCAAGCCAATCATCTTCGAGGAGCTTATTTCCTGAATTTGACAAAGGTTATTTACAAAAGTTAATATGAATGCAAAAGTGAAGATTAATTTGGAAATAGAAATAGGATTGAAACTAAACTTAGGGACATAAAGCACATCATGAACAACAAAAGTAGGTGAAAATTGGACTATAAGGGTGTCCAAGAAAGGGATTATTTTTCAATAGCGAATCCTTTGTCCAAATATGCCGATTCAGTGATGCTGATTAGGCAACCTGTGTTGATTTGCGAAAACCTATCACAGGGTATTGCTTCTTCCTTGGAAACTCCTTAATTTTATGGAAGCCGAAGAAACATGATACTGTTTCACGTTCATCATTAGAGGCTGAATACTGAGCTCTTGCTTCAACCACATGTGGGATACAATGACTTATCTTCTCAGTGATCTTCATATCACTTGCTCTAGTCTAACTATTTTATATTGTCATAATCAAAGTGCTCTTCACATAACTGCTAATCCCATGTTTCATGAGTGAACTATacatattcattttaatatgcTTTACAAGGATTGACAACGACTTGTTTAGTTAcataactttttcattttaagaaaatataacatGTGTCTCTAAGTATATATACTCTACAGGAAattaaaggtattttttttccataaaagaTATTATCAGTGCATGCTCATTGTGATCTAAAATCCGACTATACAATTCGtaataaaacatttatattaattgatttCTAAATTAATGACGGTAAAACCctgattttaaatatattttttatatgaggtattttttatataaaaacagaGGAATAGTTCCTTCGAAGTCAGAGGAATAAAAATCCAAATAGTTAAGAGACTCCAAATGGTTAATGGAATTGGAAAGTTTTCCTGAAAAACCAGTGTAACAGAGATCCAAGTATCTAAGAGGAGTGCTCCGATTGAACTCTGGAAGTTCACCTTGGAGATCCAAATTGACAGACAGATCAAGCTTTTGAAGATTGGGTAAACAGAGTATGTTATTTGCTAACTTCCCTTGCAATCCTGTTTGTTGAAGACTAAGAGAGACCAAAGAGGATGAGAAATTCACTAACAAAGATAGAGAGCTCGGTTTAATGGAAGACATATCTAGGCCATCAAGAGTGAGCTCCCTTATATCAGTTGCATTTACAATGACATTTTCCAGGGTTGCTGCTTCAATTCTCATTCCAAGAAATGAGAGATCAAGCGACACTAATTTTGAGAGGTGAGAGATTTTAGAAGGAATAACACCACTAAATGCAGAGGCAGATAGATTTAGATGAGTAAGAGCCACATGATCACCAAAGCCGTTAGGCATTGGAGAATTGGAAAAATAATTGAAGGCAAGGTTGAGTTTTTGAAGATGAATGAGTTTGAAGAGAGTGGTGTTGGGATGAAATTCACCTTGAAGGCAACTGCAGCTAAGGTCTATGCCAATTACGTGACCTGACTTGGTGTCACAACTCACCCCTTCCCACAGGCAGCAATTCGTACCATTTTCCCATGATTCTGTCTTTGGATGACAAGACTCACACCAAGGATTAGAGAGAGAAGAGCTATCGAGAGTAAATGAGCTCTTGAAGCTAAGCAAGACGGAGGCGTCATCGTGGTTGCAAAATGGCATCAATGAAGACGTTTGTGAAGGAAAATGAGAAAGCAAGAAACTCAGgacaagaaaaggaaaccacCCCATGCTTTTATGAATTGTTTTGCTCAACAGATTTAAAGATACTCTGCTTTTCAGGAGTTCTAACAcgaaaagtataaaaagtatgGAATGTAAGCAATGGATGACGTTAATGGCTTCAGAATCAGAAATATATGGGTCCCATATTATTGAAATTGATCATGCGCAACAAAATTTGCCGTGTGGAACGCGAGTCCATGTATGAATTATAAAGCTCTTGACGCTGATACTATACATATGACCATTTTGatagaaattataaaacaaaatgaagagataaaaactaaaaactgaaAGATAAATCACACATGCATGACTTGTAAGACCTGACAATATTATAGTTGTTTTATATTCAGGCTTGTTGCTTGACCCACTCAGACGTAAGGAAAGGACTATATAAAACAGGTTtattatgacaaaaaaatttaaaagaaaaattcgaACGCAAgtcttataaatgaaaaaaaaacaaaattaatagatatttgattataatatatatatatatatatatatatatatataatcatttttattaattttaacaaatattttcaattcaacAAGTTATTAAAGATTTTAGTTTTTCAGCTCCTAACTTATCATTTACATCTTTTttgttctataaaaaaaatcaaaatttaatgtctattgattttttgtttttttttaaataccggTTCTTTTTCTCAacgaaaaaaagaatgttttcaTAAACAGATTCAAAGTTCGAAACGCTTGATTTGATAATCTGCTTTGTAGGAGTTTAAACACGAAAAGTATAATgattatttaatgtaattaagcAATGGATGAACGTTAAATTAAATCCAACtacttaagaaaaataagatccCACGTATAATGGAAAAATTAAGCTTGCACAAAAGATTTCTGTGTGGAATGGGGTCAATGTATGACTTGCAAGTAGGGGTGGAAATTAGCCGAGCAGCTTGTCGAGGACCTTTGGCTCGGCCTATGTAAGGCTCGGCTTGTTTACTATAAAGGTCAAgttcaaactttttaaaaaacctttttagataaaaagatcaagctcaaactataaaaaaagtttgttaagcttgACAAGCCGATTTGTTtaactaacaataataataataataataactttattttatcaaatcttatcttatccagattttattctatctagattttattttatccagattttattccatctagattttatttcatccagattttatttcatccaatcttatcttatcttgtccagatcttattttattttgtttatggacttggacttaaaatagatttgtgagctttggggctgaggacctgtataacaacaccaaggttttagttgaGGGAGTTTTTAttcggagaggagaataattctaggattcTAGAATTCCAATCTttattactgttcatgcacacttttcacgtagaataaaattcatttccTGCAATTTCGTTTCGGCTTCAATCTACAGTTtcgtttctactgattaatggaaggctaagtctccaacattattttctcttgaggatcaagcacagttctctttgaagttttgttattactaatgaatgctgatcagtttttcctcttcactaattactttgtatttgttgctattaatccatgcatgcttagtgcttgattaattgtctttgcgcttaatttacgttcatgcttaatgatcagtttcattcatgattaattgatgtatgtgttgtttaatcacataatgacagtcttatcttaattttcgcttagtaatttaatttagggttggattaagtggttgaactgattaaggataaattctcataacctagg
Proteins encoded in this window:
- the LOC114384605 gene encoding receptor-like protein 43, encoding MGWFPFLVLSFLLSHFPSQTSSLMPFCNHDDASVLLSFKSSFTLDSSSLSNPWCESCHPKTESWENGTNCCLWEGVSCDTKSGHVIGIDLSCSCLQGNKLLEDDWLG